The following proteins come from a genomic window of Legionella cherrii:
- the gspL gene encoding type II secretion system protein GspL, with product MDTLFLFAKHLDEAGCLCLKINADGALIAPPAQRSFAEIKPLQTECNTLVIETCEQVSLLNLEFSWLPERKARTAIPYALEEKLAQPVDELHFAFDKARYQNNQYLITVISKQRIRYLMQFLNEQGIEFSGITVDWFALEPQELCICESTLLINTDDFKGALSGELAHIFLKKHPQHQPLHFTDSAIQSDSSLPIKQETSYTWIAQRILRTKLMNLCQGEMQHGNKADLLKKGYLAAGALFCVWLISLLVTNGIKLHLLNKETQKIDAQIEVIYREFFPDAKQVISPKFRITQLLKSNNTEEQNRFWFLLNQFSKVMKNDHNTLEQLRYQNKTLSVTLVSTDFASLEELENELKKLQLKVKQTQASTREQQVVATLELM from the coding sequence ATGGATACACTTTTTCTCTTTGCAAAACATCTTGATGAAGCAGGTTGTTTATGCCTCAAAATAAATGCAGATGGAGCATTAATTGCTCCCCCTGCACAACGTAGCTTTGCCGAAATTAAGCCGCTACAAACAGAATGTAACACTTTAGTTATTGAAACATGTGAACAGGTCAGTCTTCTTAATCTTGAGTTTTCATGGCTTCCAGAAAGAAAGGCAAGAACAGCAATCCCTTATGCTTTAGAAGAAAAGCTAGCACAACCCGTAGATGAGCTTCATTTTGCCTTTGATAAAGCACGATATCAAAATAATCAGTACCTTATTACTGTGATCAGTAAACAACGAATTCGATATCTGATGCAATTCCTCAATGAACAAGGAATAGAATTTTCTGGAATTACTGTAGATTGGTTTGCCCTGGAACCACAAGAATTATGCATTTGTGAAAGCACATTATTGATTAATACCGATGATTTTAAAGGGGCTCTTTCTGGAGAGCTAGCTCATATCTTTCTAAAAAAGCATCCGCAACATCAACCCTTGCATTTTACAGACAGCGCCATTCAAAGTGATTCATCATTACCTATAAAACAGGAAACATCCTATACGTGGATTGCCCAAAGAATACTCAGAACAAAATTAATGAACCTCTGCCAAGGGGAAATGCAGCACGGAAATAAAGCAGATCTACTAAAAAAGGGATATCTGGCCGCCGGTGCTCTTTTTTGTGTTTGGCTAATCTCCCTACTCGTAACGAATGGGATCAAATTGCATTTACTCAATAAAGAAACCCAAAAAATTGATGCGCAAATTGAAGTCATTTATCGTGAATTTTTTCCTGATGCAAAACAAGTTATTAGTCCTAAATTTCGCATCACACAGCTATTAAAAAGCAATAATACGGAAGAGCAAAATCGCTTTTGGTTCTTACTCAATCAATTTTCCAAAGTCATGAAAAATGATCACAATACTCTGGAACAATTACGTTATCAAAATAAGACTTTATCAGTCACCTTGGTGAGCACGGACTTCGCCAGTTTAGAAGAATTGGAAAATGAATTAAAAAAACTGCAACTTAAAGTGAAACAAACCCAAGCATCAACTCGTGAACAACAAGTTGTCGCAACTTTGGAGTTAATGTGA
- the lspM gene encoding GspM family type II secretion system protein LspM, with translation MKAYLSTLNEREKWMLIGTALCLILYVYYLFLYSPLSQRVDQKSKQLIEKTATLQWMKKIKQLSQTKQTKKQIVDNSQLLTTLATQLKNDTNLKFPYQLQQTGSGDIQITFDSVAFNLFITWLEKINQRYAITVKQFEADRSKTPGVTRLMILLSSASKT, from the coding sequence GTGAAAGCCTATTTAAGTACACTTAATGAACGAGAAAAATGGATGTTAATTGGAACAGCATTGTGCCTTATTCTTTATGTGTATTATTTGTTTTTATACAGCCCATTGAGCCAACGAGTTGACCAAAAATCAAAACAACTTATTGAAAAAACAGCTACCCTCCAGTGGATGAAAAAAATAAAACAACTAAGTCAAACAAAACAAACGAAAAAGCAAATAGTCGATAACAGCCAATTATTGACAACACTGGCCACGCAACTAAAAAACGATACTAACTTGAAGTTTCCTTATCAATTACAACAAACTGGCTCAGGAGATATCCAAATTACTTTTGACTCAGTTGCTTTTAATTTATTTATTACCTGGTTGGAAAAAATAAATCAACGCTATGCCATTACAGTAAAACAGTTTGAAGCAGACCGATCGAAAACGCCAGGCGTCACTCGTTTAATGATCCTGCTTAGTTCGGCTTCAAAAACTTAG
- a CDS encoding zinc-dependent alcohol dehydrogenase family protein, translating into MSNSSAKIVRFHETGGPEVLRLEEVSLPEPGKGEVRLRVHAIGLNRAEIMFRTGHYLVQPHFPSKIGYEASGVVEAVGPDVDKKIIGKTYSTVPCFDLGKYGVYGEVAIVPAYALAAYPEKLSYAEGTSIWMQYMTAYGALIHYGQLAKNDFVLITAASSSVGIAAIQIARAQGAISIVTTRTAKKKAELLSLGADHVIVTDEDNLPARVNEITKGRGVKIVFDPIAGKGIEVLAETLSPGGTLFVYGNLSLEQITPFPLFIALNKGISVRGYTLFEISTLPEARQKAQQYIFDHIQDGSLQPRIAQTFSLEHIVDAHRYMESNEQIGKIIVTA; encoded by the coding sequence ATGTCAAATTCATCAGCTAAAATTGTTCGTTTTCACGAAACTGGAGGCCCAGAGGTATTAAGGCTTGAAGAGGTATCATTGCCAGAACCAGGAAAAGGTGAAGTTCGCTTGCGTGTTCATGCAATTGGTTTAAATCGAGCTGAAATCATGTTTCGCACGGGGCACTATTTAGTACAACCACATTTCCCATCAAAAATTGGCTATGAGGCCTCGGGTGTGGTTGAAGCCGTTGGACCGGATGTAGATAAAAAAATAATTGGTAAGACATACAGCACAGTCCCTTGTTTTGATCTAGGCAAGTATGGAGTATACGGAGAAGTGGCAATAGTCCCTGCTTATGCGCTTGCGGCTTATCCTGAGAAACTTTCCTATGCGGAAGGAACTTCCATTTGGATGCAATACATGACGGCTTATGGCGCTCTGATCCATTATGGACAGCTCGCTAAAAATGATTTTGTTTTAATTACTGCAGCAAGCAGTAGTGTAGGAATAGCTGCCATCCAAATAGCACGAGCTCAGGGAGCCATTAGTATTGTTACCACACGAACCGCTAAGAAAAAAGCTGAATTACTCTCTTTAGGTGCAGATCATGTCATTGTAACTGATGAAGATAATCTTCCTGCCCGTGTCAATGAAATAACCAAAGGTAGAGGAGTAAAAATTGTTTTTGATCCAATCGCTGGTAAGGGCATTGAGGTTCTAGCAGAAACACTCTCCCCAGGCGGAACCCTTTTTGTGTACGGTAACTTGTCTCTAGAGCAGATTACTCCATTCCCTCTTTTCATCGCCTTAAATAAGGGAATTTCCGTTCGGGGTTATACACTTTTTGAAATTAGTACTCTACCCGAGGCTCGCCAAAAAGCCCAACAATATATTTTTGATCATATTCAAGATGGATCATTGCAGCCTCGAATTGCCCAAACTTTCTCTTTGGAGCATATAGTCGACGCGCATAGATACATGGAGTCCAATGAACAAATAGGTAAAATTATAGTAACTGCTTAA
- a CDS encoding SPOR domain-containing protein — MDKKINLALIVVCAFAMSSCTKDEYISYPAYSYVDITQRPYNINSYNMTNYDYGYQQKQQVNVPNSYHVGELHSPVSFKDRDETWVNSQNPKGYTIELTEGDKASQVAQVLYKAPKKDRMAQVKYERDGKTRYRGVYGTFGTPEEAQKALNSLPPELKSSASVINWSSVQQQ; from the coding sequence ATGGATAAGAAAATCAACTTAGCGCTCATAGTAGTTTGTGCTTTTGCTATGTCTTCCTGTACTAAAGATGAATACATCTCATATCCAGCATATTCATATGTAGATATCACTCAACGGCCTTATAATATAAATAGTTACAATATGACGAATTATGATTATGGATATCAACAAAAGCAGCAAGTAAATGTTCCTAATTCATATCATGTGGGCGAGTTACATTCTCCAGTTTCTTTTAAAGACAGAGATGAGACTTGGGTTAATAGTCAAAATCCTAAAGGATATACAATTGAATTGACTGAAGGGGACAAGGCATCTCAAGTGGCACAAGTCTTGTATAAAGCACCTAAAAAAGATCGGATGGCTCAAGTAAAATATGAGCGAGATGGTAAAACGCGATATAGAGGAGTATATGGAACCTTCGGTACTCCTGAAGAGGCACAAAAAGCCTTAAATTCTTTACCCCCAGAACTGAAAAGCAGTGCTTCAGTGATTAATTGGAGCAGTGTGCAACAACAATAG
- a CDS encoding anti-phage deoxyguanosine triphosphatase — MWTHRRSGQTNQRGNLDHRDPYERDRTRVIHCPAFRRLQRKTQILGTDEGDFHRTRLTHSLEVDSIGRSIVHNLLMNQEKHIVLAGLLPNDDLISVICLLHDIGHPPFGHGGEVALNYMMRNYGGFEANGQTLRLLTKVESSYGAYGLDLTRRALLGILKYPVKRSTVVAPRQPPVHESIHKTIKINDWLPPKAYFDCEQPEIDWLLSPFSDNDKELFQSLSQKPHGTKTGKSAYHSFDCSIMDIADDIAYGVHDLEDAIHLRLINSSHLDTSEFRQLLDNTLLSKRKNELINSLFSQDLYLRKQTIGEMVNYFITSTQIITVNEQFENNLLKYNLALTPEANALLNYLKQCIYNNVIDSQEARTFEYGGQTVVLRLFDAISSNPGSLLDNKNRVLFKQAEDETIAYRIVCDYLANMTDEYAYRMHERLFGFNTRTIFERL, encoded by the coding sequence ATGTGGACACATCGACGTTCTGGACAAACAAATCAACGAGGAAATCTGGATCATCGAGATCCTTACGAACGGGACCGTACACGTGTGATTCACTGTCCAGCCTTCAGACGATTACAAAGAAAAACACAAATTTTAGGGACTGATGAAGGTGATTTCCACCGTACTCGCCTAACCCACTCTCTGGAAGTCGATTCCATTGGACGCAGTATCGTACACAACCTCTTAATGAACCAAGAAAAACATATTGTTTTGGCAGGCTTACTACCTAATGATGATCTGATCTCTGTTATTTGTCTGCTTCATGATATTGGTCATCCCCCTTTCGGACATGGTGGTGAGGTAGCTCTTAATTATATGATGCGCAATTATGGTGGGTTTGAAGCAAATGGACAAACTCTACGACTGCTCACTAAGGTTGAAAGTAGTTATGGAGCCTACGGTCTTGATTTAACCCGACGTGCATTGTTGGGTATTTTAAAATACCCAGTGAAACGTTCTACTGTCGTCGCTCCGAGACAACCTCCTGTTCATGAATCCATTCATAAAACCATCAAAATTAATGACTGGTTACCACCTAAAGCTTATTTTGATTGTGAACAGCCTGAGATTGATTGGTTATTATCCCCTTTTTCGGATAATGACAAAGAATTATTCCAATCTTTATCACAAAAACCACACGGTACGAAAACAGGAAAATCTGCCTACCATAGTTTTGATTGTTCCATAATGGATATAGCCGATGATATCGCTTATGGGGTTCATGATCTTGAAGACGCCATTCATTTGCGTCTTATCAATTCTTCTCATCTGGATACGTCGGAGTTTAGACAGTTATTAGACAATACTCTATTAAGCAAACGTAAAAATGAGTTAATCAACTCACTTTTTTCTCAAGATCTTTATTTAAGAAAACAAACTATAGGAGAAATGGTTAATTATTTTATAACATCAACCCAAATCATAACGGTTAACGAACAATTTGAGAATAATTTACTCAAATATAATTTGGCACTTACTCCCGAAGCAAATGCCTTGCTAAATTATCTAAAACAATGTATCTACAATAATGTAATTGATTCCCAAGAAGCCCGTACTTTTGAATATGGAGGTCAAACGGTCGTACTTAGACTCTTTGATGCCATTAGTTCAAATCCTGGTAGTTTATTGGATAACAAAAATCGAGTTTTGTTTAAACAAGCTGAAGATGAAACGATTGCCTATCGAATTGTTTGTGATTATTTGGCCAATATGACAGATGAATATGCTTACAGAATGCATGAACGTTTGTTTGGGTTTAATACAAGAACTATTTTTGAGCGACTTTAA
- a CDS encoding acyl-CoA desaturase: protein MKELHLYRPLARSEKWSSLAIVWIPVLVTISSIASGILFHIHWGTLVLLLICYSCTVLGITVGFHRLLTHHSFKANRWLKIVLTCFGCMAYEGTPFFWIAAHRRHHKYTETEFDPHSPIPEKKKSLYGFYYAHMGWMPFHTLENWRYYIGDLLLDQDLRFINKHYTLIALSGLLIPGVLNGLMYRGWYYFFEGIIVCGFFRVFLQQHVTWSINSICHLWGKKDFDTNDNSKNNWVLALLAYGEGWHNGHHAFPSSAKHGLKKWQFDISYVVIYLLSLMGLINGIKLPTEEQIKQKSL from the coding sequence ATGAAAGAATTACATTTGTACCGTCCTTTAGCGCGTTCCGAAAAATGGTCCAGTTTAGCCATAGTCTGGATTCCAGTGCTAGTGACCATATCAAGCATTGCTTCAGGAATATTATTTCACATACATTGGGGCACATTAGTACTACTTTTGATTTGCTACAGCTGTACTGTGTTAGGGATAACGGTTGGTTTTCATCGATTATTAACCCATCATTCATTTAAAGCAAATCGGTGGTTAAAAATTGTGTTGACTTGCTTTGGATGTATGGCTTACGAAGGCACACCATTCTTCTGGATTGCAGCTCATCGAAGACATCATAAATACACAGAGACTGAATTTGATCCCCATTCACCCATCCCAGAAAAGAAAAAGTCATTATATGGCTTCTATTATGCGCATATGGGGTGGATGCCATTCCATACTTTAGAAAACTGGCGATACTACATTGGTGATTTATTATTAGATCAAGATTTACGATTCATCAATAAACACTATACCTTAATTGCTCTATCTGGATTACTTATTCCAGGAGTTCTTAATGGGCTGATGTATAGAGGGTGGTACTATTTTTTTGAAGGAATAATTGTTTGTGGTTTTTTCAGAGTTTTTCTCCAACAACATGTTACCTGGTCCATAAATTCTATTTGTCATCTTTGGGGTAAAAAAGACTTTGATACAAATGATAACAGTAAAAATAACTGGGTTCTTGCTCTCCTTGCATATGGCGAGGGTTGGCATAATGGACATCATGCTTTTCCAAGTTCAGCAAAACATGGTTTAAAAAAATGGCAGTTTGATATCTCATATGTAGTCATCTATTTGCTATCCCTAATGGGGTTAATCAATGGAATTAAACTACCGACTGAGGAGCAGATAAAACAAAAAAGTTTGTAA